The following are encoded together in the Cytophagales bacterium genome:
- the thiS gene encoding sulfur carrier protein ThiS, which produces MTVFANNEKYNLSENATLERLLGELKLKNVTGIALAVNNVVVPRSNWDSYKLKANDKIIVIKATQGG; this is translated from the coding sequence ATGACCGTATTTGCAAATAACGAGAAATACAATCTTTCTGAAAACGCTACATTAGAAAGATTACTCGGTGAATTAAAATTAAAAAACGTTACCGGAATTGCCCTGGCAGTGAACAATGTAGTTGTACCCAGATCAAATTGGGATAGCTATAAATTAAAAGCCAACGATAAAATAATCGTAATAAAAGCTACGCAAGGAGGATGA